In a genomic window of Rhinoderma darwinii isolate aRhiDar2 chromosome 10, aRhiDar2.hap1, whole genome shotgun sequence:
- the LOC142662488 gene encoding nicotinamide N-methyltransferase-like, with the protein MMDSSPHKLYHVHGFDSRQHLEDYFSDKPDMAFGDDTLKFPIENLREVFTVGHINGDILIDLSPGSLVHHLYSACEFFKNIIVLKANNRCIMELKRWVDERTGAFYWGHTSTLLQEKEENSDQFEDKEGKLRSAIQHVVKCDLEKENMTDPLVLPPADCVLSACLLDVISKDQDDYIRYLRKFSRLLNPGGHLIIIGVFDATFFIIGKDKYHLFTYDEDFVRKALVGEGFIIDYCKVKERTAVSDLTDYKAFFSIAAHKEK; encoded by the exons ATGATGGATTCCAGTCCCCATAAACTCTATCATGTACATGGCTTTGATTCCAGACAACATCTGGAGGATTACTTTTCAGATAAACCTGACATGGCCTTTGGAGATGACACCTTGAAATTTCCTATTGAGAATCTTAGAGAAGTTTTCACAGTGG gtcaTATTAATGGAGACATCTTGATTGACCTCAGTCCTGGTTCCTTAGTTCATCATCTATATTCAGCCTGTGagtttttcaaaaacatcatagtCCTGAAGGCCAATAACAGATGCATCATGGAGCTGAAGAGATGGGTGGACGAACGTACGGGAGCATTTTATTGGGGCCACACATCAACACTTCTacaagagaaagaagaaaacag tgatcAGTTTGAGGACAAAGAAGGAAAACTGAGATCAGCCATTCAACATGTTGTGAAATGCGACCTGGAGAAAGAGAATATGACAGACCCGCTGGTCTTACCACCAGCCGATTGTGTCCTCAGTGCTTGTCTTCTGGACGTTATCAGCAAAGATCAAGATGATTACATCAGATATCTGAGGAAGTTCTCTAGGTTGCTGAATCCTGGAGGACACCTCATAATAATTGGAGTTTTTGATGCAACTTTTTTTATAATCGGTAAAGACAAGTATCATCTTTTCACATATGATGAGGATTTTGTCAGGAAAGCTCTAGTTGGAGAAGGTTTTATCATTGATTACTGTAAGGTCAAGGAGAGAACGGCTGTGAGTGACCTTACTGACTATAAGgcttttttttctattgcagCTCACAAGGAGAAGTAG